CCGCGGCCACAGCTCGGGGTCAGGGGTGAAGCGGACCGTCAGTACCCCGTCGGCGAGGCCCGCGCCCGAGACGGTGCAGCGCCGGAGCACGGAGTGCAGCGGAACGATCCTGCGGAACGGACCGACGGTAACCAGCAGTTCGTCGCCGCGACGCACCAGCGAGACGTCCTCCTTCACGGCGCCCGGCATGCGGAGGCACCAGACGTAGCGCAGGTCGTCCTCGTCGTCCGCCGTTCCCGCGTACTCGACCCGCCAGGGGTCGTCGCGGCGCTCTTCGGACTCCCCCTCGAGTGCGACGGCGAGTCCCTCGCCGGCGCACTCGAGGGGGAGTCCGCTGCCCGTGCCTGCCGCCTCGAAGGTGGTGGGTGCGGACCGCGTGTCGAGGAGCGCGAGGTCGTCGAGGCCGCGCGGGTCGCGGCCGAGGTGCCGCACCTCGCTGAGCGAGGCCTCGGGCGCCCACTCCTCGTACCACTGGCGCAGATACTTGCCCTGCTGTGCGGAGAGGGTGGCGAGCCAGGTGTCGGCCGAGTCCAGCGGCAGGATCCGGTTCGGTACGACGGTGTCGATCCGCAGTCCGTGCAGCGCGAGTCCGGCGCGGGCCGCGCACAGGGCATCGGCGGCCCCGGGTCCGGGCTCGGCGACGACCCGCAGGGTCGTGCTGCTGGATTCGATCACCGTCTGGACACCGGCCAGTTCGGTGTCCCAGCGCCCGGCGCTCTCGTAGAGCCACTGCGCGGGCATCGGTACGCCGGCGAGCTGGGCGAGCATCGGACGCAGCGCGCGGGCGACCTGCCGTTCGGCCGGCAGCAGTCGGCGCAGATAGCGGCGCAGCTGTTCCGGCAGGGCGAGCAGGGCGATGGTCTCGCGCAGCGGCGGCATGTCGACGACGACCACATCCCAGTCGCCACCGGCGGCGGTCCTCAGCGCGCGCAGCAGCGCGAACTGGTCGCTGCCCGGAAGCTCGGTCAGCTCCTCGTCCTCCAGCCGCGCCGCGCCCAGCAGATCGAGCACGGCGGTGCTGCGCTCCTGGAGGGTGAGCAGCTCGGCGCGGAAGTCGGCGCCGGAGTCGACCCGCGCGGCCCACAGGCCGTCGGTGACCTCGGCGGGTTCGCCGGGACGGCCGGTGACGGGCACACCGAG
This portion of the Streptomyces sp. NBC_01750 genome encodes:
- a CDS encoding ArsA family ATPase; its protein translation is MRMVLVTGLGGAGRTTVAAATALAAARRGKRALFLSAEPGEVLGVPVTGRPGEPAEVTDGLWAARVDSGADFRAELLTLQERSTAVLDLLGAARLEDEELTELPGSDQFALLRALRTAAGGDWDVVVVDMPPLRETIALLALPEQLRRYLRRLLPAERQVARALRPMLAQLAGVPMPAQWLYESAGRWDTELAGVQTVIESSSTTLRVVAEPGPGAADALCAARAGLALHGLRIDTVVPNRILPLDSADTWLATLSAQQGKYLRQWYEEWAPEASLSEVRHLGRDPRGLDDLALLDTRSAPTTFEAAGTGSGLPLECAGEGLAVALEGESEERRDDPWRVEYAGTADDEDDLRYVWCLRMPGAVKEDVSLVRRGDELLVTVGPFRRIVPLHSVLRRCTVSGAGLADGVLTVRFTPDPELWPRAR